The stretch of DNA TCGATATTCGTGGATATGACTAGGTCTAGATATTGGTTCAGCAATAGTGATTAAAAAATCTTGTGCTTGTTCTGCCAAGGGCGAAAATGATTCTAAAATGATTCTTCCATCATTCGGTGATATCCATATTGGTCTTGAAAAATGGTCTGGTTTTAGTttcaaatatgaaaaatcaCCTTTGCCAAAATTTTTGGAAACCGCATCAGGAATATAATCTGCTGGTACATCAGGAGTTAATTCTATTAATTCGTTATCGGAGTAATTTGTTTCATCTAAATTCTGTTTTAATGAATCCACTGACTCCTGAGCTTTACGctttttggaattattcccagttgattttcttgatttctGTGATGGCGTATTAtactcatcatcatcgttaTCCTTGGCACCTGTCTTGTTGCTCACATACACGTCTTCATCTGAAAAgttttcatcttcaagATCTGCATAGTTAACCGGTTCTCTATTTCGACTTGACATATTAGACTAGAATGTATGATTAGTGATAAGCAAATACtaacaagaagaaagtaTAATTTCTTATGATTACTAAGAAAAATGGATTGATTTTggtagttttttttctcctcTTAAGCAAATCATGAAGACTAATATTCTGTTTCTGTCTCTGTTTTGTTAACAAAATGCCATTATGTATAGTCGTGCGCGATAAACTTACAAACAATTTGTTACTACAACAACTTCATTGCAAATAATgtttaatcaatcaatcaaaacaCCTTTATTAAATAGTCTTTTCCTTTATTCCTTAGTATTTGTTGGAAGTAGAAGAAAAGCTCAAActatgaaaaataaatatatatccAATCTATATCTGCATCTAATCTTCGAATTTATAGGACCCACTAGCTAAAGTGATACTACCTCCTTTATAACTTCCTCtcttcattttatttttattctttgtGAAATCTTTACCTCTGActtgtaataatttttcactaGCCTTTTCTCCCCAAGTTCCTGCAGCTCCCTTGTAAGTATTGTCTTGTAATACTGAATTTTCAAAGTTAACTTTACTTCTATCTATTCTAGAAAAATGTTTTCTTTGGCCTGGCTTTAATTCTGGTTCTGGAGTTGCAGGAATTGAATCAGTAGAAGATGATGCTGATGATTCTGACTCGTTTTTGAACTTTTTAACtggtttttcttctttgataTCATCTGTGtgctttcttttcttgtcTTCTGGTTGTTTTTGTTCCTCTTTGGATTCTGAATCACTAGATGATTCTTCGTCTTCAGAACTACTTTCTGAGGAATTGTCGTCACTGTCACTATCAGAATCTGAGTCTGAATCGGAATCAGAGCTGGAGCTGGAGTCGGAATCAGAGCTGGAGCTGGAGTCGGAATCAGAACTTGAATCAGAGTCAGAACTTGAATCAGAGCTGGAGCTTGAGTCTGAGTCTGAATCAGATTTTGAGTCGGAACTGGAACTTGAATCAGAGCTGGTGTCTTTGTTGTCTTCTTCCACTTTTTCGTTTTCGCTGTCTTCGCTGTCTTTGTTATCTTTTTCTGCTTCCTTGTCTTCCTTGTCTTCCTCGTCATCGCTGTCTTCACTGTCTGATGAAGAACTTTCACTGTCTGAGGAAGAACTTTCACTGTCTGAGGAAGAGCTGTCGCTATCTGAGGAGGAGCTTTCGCTGTCCGAAGTGGAGCTTTCACTCTCAGATGAAGAGTCTTCACTATCAGATGATGAGTTTCTTGGTttgcttttcttttcttgattttccACTTCATCAATAATGGATTCCAACTGTTTAGAAACTTTTGGTAATTCTTTGCCTGCTAAGAATTTCGATAATGCCTTCTTCAACTTTGACAATTCTTCATTTCTGGAAACATAATCATTAATATAAGCTAAAACTAAATCTTGAGTATTGGAACTCATCTTTGCTATTGGTAGTAGTTGTAATAATTGACTCTTTAAGAGgtgaaaaaagaaattaaaaaaaaaatttttttccaacCCATTTGGGCAAACTTTAATCGTAGCTCTTCTTTTGTGTGAGtaagagagagagagagagatgAGCCCAAAAACGAATCTTGGTCTCTTTTTCCTCTGGCTGCTAAATATTCCCTCTCCCCAGCCACACTCACCCATACAATTACtagttaataaattgaaccgaaaaaaaatatgtgTATATATTAAAgtacaaatcaaattataagTATGTAAATATacattattgttaaataTCTCATCAACTCCATAacaatgtttttttttctttagtttGAATTTAGATTTTGATGGGTTTCTCTAACAAATGACCCATTCTCTCAATTTTGGTGCTCAAATAtccttcaatttctttacttTTGATACCATTCTTACCATCTTTACCCCAACTCAAGGGTACCATTGGGACTCTTTCTAACActttaacttcttggtgtttaCCTTCAACGGCAACAATCTTATCTGGGTTGTTAGTTaacaatttaatttctACTAGACCCAAATCAACCAAGATAGCCGTGGCCAAAGAAAAGTTACGTCCATCAGCTGGGTGtctcaaaatcaaattggcTTCCACTGTATCGGCACCAAGATCTTGTAAGTTATAtgcttttaatttttcaccCAAACCAATACCTCTACCTTCTTGTCTCAAATATACCATACATCCATGGCCCGCTTCTCCCATTATTCTTCCAGCTTCATCAAATTGTTCACCACAATCACATCGTGCACTCCATGCAGTTTCACCAGTGTAACATTCACTGTGTATCCTGACCAAAGTTGGATCCGTGTATGTCAAACTGTCAATTATCAAGTTACCATCTTTGTCAAACttcaattcatttgttCCATCTGAATCAGCAATGGTTCTTCCAGGTGTCAATCTACCAATGTAAGCACCTCTAGTCATTCTGTCTTGTTGAGTTTCTCCAGGATAATGTTTAAACAATGAGCGAGATCGAATGTCCTCTCCAAACACAATTGCCAAGTGTTCTTTGTTGTCAATATTGTTTTCATACAAGTGTAGGAAGATATCTGGTCCCTGTGTTGTTGGGATACGTGCTCTGGCTAAACATTTAACATGTGGTAAACTGTCAGGCAAACCACTTTTGTTACGCATTGATTGCGTTATTGCTGGTGGGGGTTGTGGCGTGGTAACTGGcaaattatttgttgaCGGTTTCGGTGTCACCATGGGGATTCTGTTGACATCCAAATCTGGGGATGTGGAAACTGTTGGTGGAGTGCGTATTCCGTGGCTGCTAGCACTTACAGTAGATGGTTTTGGATGTTTTATCGATGTCATTTGAATCAGCgcaattaaatttattaaatggGTTGTGGTAGATTCTGTATTTGTAAAATGTTCTTATTTGATCTTTTCTAACAATCTAAATGTTGTAAATTCCCAAAACttgtaaaaataaatattaaaagcttagtaacaataaaagtataaaaaaaaaaattccaaacACAAGGACAAATCAATGgtaatttatataattgttgaataatttataatggagtataattttttctaTGTGAGAGtgccattttttttttccattcatttttttttcatgtGGGCCACCCATAAATTATGGCGATCGCATAATTTACATTTCCGGTATTTTTCGGTGGGGTGTTTTAAAACACATGATTTAAAGACAGAATTGCTTAATACGAAAAGAGATTCAAGATTACTCTTTCGTGGAATGGTAATCTACAAGGAATGCTAAATTGATGTTATAATCAGAAATGTTGAGTGTTGAATTTAATAAGATCTTCAGATCCACACCAAAGATGGTATTTTCAACAGTAGTGTTTGATGATTCATTTATAGACCACTCGTGCTTTTGggtttgtttctttttcggGTGTAACAgatgaaataataatatttgcACCTTACTAAAATCTGGTTAGGAATGagaataaaattaattcatcatcaatgaATCTGCCcctaaaattgaatatcgGTCTTCGTAGTACTAGTATCATTTGTTGCTGATCTTCATTGTATTATAGATTTGAAATAGCATTGCGGCTAGTGGCtttattttccaatttttagTTGGAAATCCGATTTCTGGAGAATTCTTACTAATActagattttttttatatggCTGTTTCTCACCTgcagttttttttgtgcAGTGTCAGCTGTCAAGTTTAGTAATTCTACGTAACACAAACCAACAAATTAGTAATTTCATTACCAATTGCCCTTATTATCAAGCAAACAAGAAGTTAAAATTCAAcagaaagaaatagaaatcaGAACCATTGCCAATAAActgttttattttcatcGTTCATGTAACTGGTTACTCTTCTGGAAATCGGGTTATAGCCTCATTATTTCTGTTATTAAACGccaatcaattttgattaACAAGATTTGTACATTCTTCAATCTCAAGTAAAACCGTTATTAGtataattcttcttcttatttataaatttcacagttccttttttttcagttgcattgttgtttttgttctaACTATTGTTACTCCTGTTAAAAACATTTAAACTACAATCACAGGAAGGGTTGAAGTGAAATTTgttatctttctttttttttagctCTTGCATTTCTATTGTGTTGTACCTTGTGAATCGGCTGTCATACGGATAGGTATTTCAGCCAATTACAAGCTTCTGGTGGTCGAATAGATAACGTGACATCCAATgagaatgaaaaatcaatgTGCAACCACTTATTTTGCAGTTGAAATTTATATCAACAAagttataataataacaacgCCTCTCCTATGCACAAAATAAGGAATTTACCCCTTCTTTCAGATGAAACTTATCTTGATACAGTTgagtttatttatttacgTGTCCAATAAGTGGCAACTACAAGGAGTGTTGATTCTGTTCATTCATTGGATTAACATTCCGGAAACATGTTCGGAAATAACAACGTTTTGTAATGTATATTGCATTAGGACACGACAACTATTTAAGCTACTATTTAGATACTCCCCTGCCTTCACCTACGCTTGCTACAGTCTCAAATATGTTTCAACcattcaattaaatcttgTTCTGTAAAAGTCTCTAAATCTGGGACATATTTCCCACTCGGCAATTGATGttttaaaacaataatgcTAGGTATTTTGGATCCCACAACGTAATCTAGCATTAACTCTCTTCCACCTTCTGAATCTGCtaaaatatttacaagGTAAACTGGTTCGTTATTTGGGTATTTGGACTTGTCACTCAAAACATCAAATAAAGCTTGCGTAACTTTGTTGTTCTCCTTGGTAGCAAACGTGAAATTTAATAACAAGGGTGGCTTCACAGAAAGGTATGTGTATAATTCTTGCTTGTTGGTGATATATGTGTCAATAATTCTGTTCTGTGTGGTGAATTGCGAGGCTGGAGGAGGATAAATCAACCGCTGTGATTGGGCAGCTTCTTTCCATGACTTGAACCATTGGGTCAATGAAAAGTTTCTAACGTGTTTGTTACGTTCAATTTGTCTTGCCAATTGTCTGCTAAACATCTTTGCTAATGATATGCTAGAAAATATATACTGTTGAAGATAGTTGCTATTTtctcattttcaattgcaGTCCTgatttttttccttttctaTGTTTGTTGTCTATTTTGCTGTTGCTACAGAAAAATCTATTTACTTTGCCACACTGATCTCCTATATACAAGTTTACTCTGACAATATTTGGGTAAATACGTCTTTATTCTTCGTTATCCCAGCCATCCTTCCATCTTTTTTTCCATAAATCACAATTAAATTGAGGtttatttagttttttgTTAACTTCATTATGAGCGTCACAAAGCCATCTCCCTAATTCCTcttgatttcttgtttttggtTCATTTTTGGCAATATACTTTTGGAAATCTTCAGCACAAAACCAACAGGGGTAAAATCCGGAAAATAAGTTTATAAACAGTTTCATATCCAGCTGCTGTTTGGTGGTTGGAGTCTCGGGATATGTGGCTGCTATTGAATGTAATAATGTCCATGAGGATTTGCCCAACTCAGTAACATCCGGAGGCTCGTCTTGGGGATACGACTTGAGCTCTGACTTGTTCACTTTCTTCGATTCTGGAGTCACTGGtgatttcttgattttaCCACTTGCAAACTGGAAATCTAGTAAGGAATTACAAGTACGGCATCTAAATTGAATGTTAGTTAACAATACTCCTTTAATTAAACACCCAAAATAGTTACTTACGGTTTCCCATCTTTATCGTAGACAATCTTACGTCCAGTGAAACCAACTTCTGGTTTACTATTAGACTCGGTTTTTTCTGTCGTTTCTGTAGTTGACATTGGTTTTGCCTTTACAAGTAAGGAGATATGTTAGAGTAcggtgaaaaaaaaaatgtagGGATTAGAAATATTCGGAAAAATAGCGAATTCAAGGTGCGCGATTACAAAAAGCCTTTTGGCTTACAAATTCATGATGCTAAAGTGTTTACAAAAGTATACCTTATACTACGTCAACATAAACAACTGAATTTCCATATAGCTTAAAAATATACAAACTTCTGATCTAAATATGTGAATACTTCTTCTATAAATATTATGCAGTAGCAGCGAGTGGTTTCTCATTGTTGTTATGATTCTAGTTAGGACCCACACACGCAAGCACTTTAGGACTCTTGTGCTTTCAACtctttaatcaatttatttctcTTTTCTAATAATGCATCACACAAATCTCCAATTTCACGAGTTTTGATTGCTTCTCTTGCAGTGTAAAACTGATCTAAATTGTGTTTCAACCCAAATTGTAATTCGTATTCCCAAGCAGTTTGAATCATTTCATACTTGTCAATATCCTTGACATATCTGGCTTCCGaatttctaatttcttcataGTCCAACCACAACTCCAACATTTCTTTGGAAAATTCTTCATTGTAAGGTTTAATCAAATCACTAAGATAATTAATGGTGGCTAATTCTCTACGGTGCTTCTCCGCCTTGGTGATCCCGGCATATGGCGTGATGTCACCAACCAAACATTCAGCTATATCGTGAACAATGGCAATTTTGACACACTTATTCGAGTCCACTTCTTTGGGAACTAACATTGATATTACACCCATACGATACATGTGATCGGCTATACTCTCAGTTGCCTCAGCAGGTATACCATGATCCAACCAACCAGttcttttttgaaactTCAATGATCTAATGATTTGTAAAAATGCAAACATGTAATTAACTGGTTGGGTCCCAGGAGTAAGTAAATCCTTAATGTGTTTAGGCAAAGCATCCTGTGGTTGCCAAACGTTTTCACTCAAGTCTTTAATGGAATTCATAATTCGGGTACTATAATGAAATGATCTTGAACCTAGTCTAGTCAGTCCGATGTGAGTCTTGATTAAAATATCCAGTATATTTCTCTTTCTaagaaaatttatcattgaataaaagtggtaaccaaaaaaaaaaaatttacagGGAAGACTGGAGGAATAATtggaaatcaaaacaaaacaaataagcaaaaaaaatagtggacacaaaaagaagaaaaatattgtataaatatataaagcccgaaataaaaaaaaaccaattaGTGTTGGGAGTAGTAGTGAATTGGTTCAATTAGAATAATCATATGTATTTATATGTGAATACCAGATTGCAACCTGGATGATTGGTGAACGTTGGTTCCCAATTGTTactgtattttttttgtttattcgTATCGATTCACAACCGAATTTTTATACTTTGTAAACATCAACTGATACTACATGCAGGGCAGTTTAATCACACACAGCCAGTCATCTCAAATACTCAAATAAAACACACAGTAAGAGCAATATTTAATACATACTACAACAAGTCCTTCAAAAGATGGAAAAAAACACACTTCATTAAAACTATGAGTTCTTTATATTAAATATACAGTTTTTGATATATTTGATTCTCCTTAAACGTGTAAACATAAAAAGATATTCTACCCCTTTAAAACTTAAGCAACTAATTCGacaacaccaccaacagctctgattttttcttcagcTAATTTAGAAACAAATCTGGCTTTGACAATGACTGGAACTTCTGGTAATCTACCTTTACCCAAAACTTTACCGTAACCGTGAGCCAAGGTGTCGATGACTGGAGCAGCAGAAGCAGATGATTTGCTCAAGTATTCGTCTTTCTTTTCAGAATCAACTAAAGTCCACAATTTGTCCAAGTTGATTTCTGGTCTCCAGAAGtggttttgttgtttgtggAAGTATCTCATACCAACTTTACCGAAGTAACCTGGATGGTATTTATCCAAGTTGGTTCTGTGATGATGTTGACCACCAGCTTTACCTCTACCACCCGGGTGCTTTCTGTGTTTACCAATTCTACCCTTACCGgctaaagaaaaaaataagttAGTAATTCGTTCATTTGACTTTAATTGACTTCAAAGAGTATTTTGGACATATTGATGGAACTGTCTTCTGTAAATGATAAACTTGATTGTTCTGAAAAATAACTTGCATGTTGTGGTTTCCCAAACTATTCATATTCATTGCTTTGGTTGTATGATCAATGTGATAATGACTCTGTATCTGTTGTGTTGTGTTTATTCTGATATTcagtttaaaaaattttccattcattattcattttCGATTAGTTTTCCATGCTTTCTCTAAATCTCCATATGTCCTTGAACATTCAATACTCTTTAATCCTATGAAACTTTAGTGAAATTGTACATACCAGAAACATTACCTCTGTGTTTTCTGGTTTTAGTTAATCTAGTAGGCATTGTTGGTTATTACTAGTTGATTATGGTGGGAAACTCAAAAGGAATGAGAaatttttctatttctaaTTAACTTTTGTCAAGCGTGCGACTGCGAGAGTGTATGGGAAAGAGAGAAACTGTAGCACTACAAagtttgtgtgtgtgtgcgCGCTCACACTATGCGATCTACaaaattattctttttttttcattttcattccCTTATAATTCTAATATGCAGTATTTTGCatgtattatttttttcaaacaaagtACACTACTATTGATTAGGGCTAAAGCCCTAACGCAACTTTAGAGACACAAAACACAATTAACACCATATATACTGGAAGCAACTACCGTTTAATTCCAGACTTCCTGGTACGAATGCTTACCCTTTGTCTCAGGAACTTTAGTCTTGATAAACCATACACTGACACAACACATTACagtaaaaataaagtaGACTGACCCACCTAACCATTCCTTTAAAACTGGGAAAGTATAGCCAACAATAAATGTAGCAATCCAGTTCATACTTGTCCCCCAACTTTGTGCCAGTGCCTTGGCAATTGGTTGAGTCACTTCTCCAACAAGTAGAAATGGAATTGGTCCCATACCAATTGCAAAGAAGGTAATGTAGGTAAATGTTCCTGCAATGGATAACAAAGAACTTGTCCAAATAATACCCAACCCCATTAACACCGTTGCAATTCCTAAAAATGAGACtgataacaacaataaaggCTTTCTGCCCAACTTGTCAACTATAGTTGCAGAAATAAATGTAACAATAACATTCACTAACGATATCAagcaattgataataatggaATGATTGGGGAAAATAGAAACCAAAACTGATACACCATAGAAAATAATCGAATTGATCCCGTCAAATTGTTGCAATACCAAAATACCAGTGGATGCAATCAAAGAATTTCTATACTCAGGTAATGTCACATAGTCTACTACTGTTACCAAGTTTTTGTTCGAGTTACCACCAGGAGCACCACTACTACCGGTTCCTGAATTATGTTCGTTTCCATTACCTTCTTCAAGTAACATATCACTTTCAGGAGTTGTGCCTCTGCCCTGCAGTTTCCAGCTATTGACTTCGTCAGTAGCAACAGAATAACTCCCTCCTCTTAAACGATGTAAAATGGTAAAGGCTTCGGCAGTGTCACCCTGGTTGGCCAACCAAACAGGCGACTCATTCAAATAGCTTGatacaacaataacattAGCAACAGCAATGAATGCGGCCATGAAAAGTAGCCATCTccaatcattatcatttgaCCAATTCAATGACAACAATTGTGTGAACAAGATCCCGATATTGATACTGAATTGGTTCATTGACCCCAATAACCCTTTTGTCTCAATTGGAGAAACTTCGTTAATATAGATAGAAGTAATAACCAAAGCTGATCCGGCACCCAACCCGCAAATGAATCTGCCAAGCAACAAACTTGCGTAAGTATTACTCAAACCATTAATTGTTGAACCAATAATATAAAGCAAACAATGTAATAAACTTGTCTTCTTTCTACCATATTTGTCTGCCAAATGGCCAACATAAAATGATCCGAATAACCcaccaattgaaaaaatagaagTCACCAATCCAATTTGATCTGGTGTCATAGGGATACATTGTTTAAACCCATTACGtccaaaaaaagaatctCTATATGGGACAGGGCCAGGTTGTGATCGTTTACAGGATAGTACTAATTCTGGGGAATTCAATTCTGCCATATGATAGCCAAATTGTAAAGATCCCAAACATATAACTGATACacttgaaatcaaattaagTGTCAATCCACTTGGGATAGAGATCGCCATGGTTCAATGGTAGTTAATTGATTGGATAACTGTGCGTGTTTTTCCTTTACCCCCTGGAATGTTTTGTTTCTTAGTTTTTTTAGTGGTTCAATTTGCTTTATCGCCTGTGTTGATAATACAATTCCTCTTTTTGTGTAATTTCGCGTGGGGAAAAGCTAGTGGTTACTGTTACAAGTATATATACAATTAAAACTAATGGGTTTCGTTATTATacataattataaatatacaaTAAATCCCTTTCAGAAAGGCTAAATGATCAAGTGCTTGCATTAGTTCCACCCGGTAATATTCTTGGTTTTtgtgtttttgtttttgtttttgtttttgtttccaATCCCTACCTTTTGAGATACTGTAAGCTATCATCATAGTATTGGTAAAAAGTTCCCCACAATCATCATGGGAATACCAAATACATCTCTTTTCAAGGTCCACATGCACCCCGTTCTTATTTTAACATTAGGGTTTGGTGTCAATAAGGTACATTCTGTCATAGTGGCCCCTAAGAAATCACCAAACgcaattcttgaaaaaactTGGAAATATTGCAATACCGACTTGTCGTCTAGTAATTCTAcaataaattttcttttatctTTCCCAATCAACTCCTCTTTGGGCCAACCAGTTAATACACAAAATTCGTTTCCCACATATGCTACTTCTCCAGTTCTTCTCCATACAATGGTTGGCGTGCCACTgatttttatataattatcaTAAGTTAGCAATGTTCTCTGGAAACACTGTTCCATAAATATCAAGTCGTGTTCTTTCAATGAATTTGTACATGCAATAAATGAGGGTCTATATGTGGCCATTGATTCGGCCATTTTCACTAACATTGGTTTTGTGaatctttttcttaaatATGCAATCAACGAGTGATACCCTGGGGTATAGGAAAATGGTTTTTTCACTTTCTCGTATATTTCTTCTGGTTCTTTGAATAATTGATCTTCTTTACCACCGTTAGAATTGTTTTCATGCTGTATACTCATGACAAAGGATAGCGCCAGTTTGGAATTACGTTCCAAATATACCGCTGGATCAttgtttttcatattttcaattgctGTCAAAACATCTGGGAATACGACCATTTTACCCGAGTCAGTGTCACCcaagaaatattgattaatgGTTTCGTCACATTTTGGATACCTGGCATCCTCATAAAGTTTGGTATGGCTTGTATTTAACGGTGATGGGGTGTTGTGTTTGGTGTGATTGTTAAATGATGTCGCCTGCCGCTGCTGATCATTAGTAAGTAACTGGGTTGATGTAGATGGCGcattagtattatttgtAGGCATATTATGCGGTGATAATGCTGGTGAAAAGTTATGCGAATTAGGGGTGCCTTCGTTTGATGTTGTGTGATGACCAAAGTTCTCTTGAagaatatttgataatgtaGAATACTCCAAGTCAGCTGCTGTTGACAAGAAATTTGTTCGTCTTTTCTGATTAGGATTTGCCGAAGGTTGATAGTGTTGGTTGTAAAGTTCCGGGAAATATTCGGGCACTGTTTGCATCAACTCCGGTGAAGTTGCACTGTGTTGAAACAATGTTGCCAGATATGTCTTGTGATTAGGGGAGTAAGTAGAAGCCAATGGAGGTGAATACAGAAGCTGTTTTTGCAGGGCCGTGTTTGGCGATTGTGACGGAACTTGAGATTGATTAGGTATATTTGTGGGCAATGACAGTTCTTGTACAGGTGGCATGGGTTGCAGCAATGTCGGCTGCATTGGTGACACACCATTACTGTCCAAATTATCACTGCTATTCATGCTGTGGTTAGACatcaaagaagaattgggTACATCTTGAAgatatttctttctttttcggGGTGCATCTTCACATGTTGAATCTAATCCTCTTTGAATGCATCGCTTGCACGGACGACCCGAGTCACAGGTCATATGTGCCTTATGACAATGATTGCATGCTCTTGATGTTTTCTTACGTTTCTATAATAAGTAAAGAAAAACTCATGGTTAGTATATCAGTTAGTTTTAATAAAAGTGTTGATGCGCTTCAAAGCGCTTGTTTATAATCTCTTGACATACTGGCTTGGGTTTATCATTAACGTTGCTAGTATTGATTGAAGTTGTGTTTGTTATGTTTTCCTGTTTAATCttcattcttttaataaagAGCGTTGCCCATTTATATCGAAAATAGTATGCTTtccaattttaattaaaaatggaCAATATTGGAGTCGGATTTGTTTTCTCAGTAGTCTCTAATCTACCTACAttctatatttttttccccttccttccttccttttttttacctCTCGTTCCCAAATTCggtttgattttgtaatcatttctttttcccaCACCGGTTGGAAgataaacaagaaaaagaagaaaataaaaaggtTGTGAAAGTTAAACTCTACGGGTTTTATTATACGCCGAGATACCTAAATTTTCTCTCTGTTTAGTTTAAAGTTAGTATATATGTGTAGCAAAAGCAGTTGCTTAGTAGGTTTTCTTTGCAGGTTGTGCAATTttacaataaaaattacaagttttattttgcaGTATGTTGCCATGATcgatatttcaaaaaactGATTACtgtgtttctttttcatattAAAAACTTATAAAGATTTCTGTTGTTTTAACAAACTTGCCTTGAAGTTTATTGTAGAAAGTTAGTATATCTTCTTTTGGTCAAAAATACCAAGGTATTGAGAATTAATTTTGAGAGAAATTTGCAATCAAACGAGTATAAAAAAACACATCTCCAAATATCTACTTTTAATGTAAAATAACACACAAATCTACTTCAAGTGAGGGAGCCACAACATTATAAATCATCTCTTCTTCATCCCTTTATCTGGGCAAGCTGTAAGAACTTATCAAGATCAACCTATAAATACCAGATCACGTGACCAATAGTAGTGTTAATCTCATCAAAAGATATTGTGactaaaatttttttccctAGTTTTTCGTTTGCTTGAGACCTCTCAATCCAtccaaaaagaagaatttttcaTAACGAATCTCTATTTCACCCGTTGACAAAAGGACCATACACAACCATGTCAGACTTAATtgcaaaattttcaaagatTTCTTTAGctgatatttcaaaatcagaCTCTTCTAAGTTCCCAGAATTGTCAGCAGAACAAAAAGCATTAGCCTCACAATTCGAAACTTTGGCCAACAGATTAAACGAACAAGAATCATTGATTGCTTTAAATGACTCATTAAGAACCAAGACTTTTATTGTCGGTAACATTCCAAG from Candida albicans SC5314 chromosome R, complete sequence encodes:
- the SRP40 gene encoding Srp40p (Putative chaperone of small nucleolar ribonucleoprotein particles; macrophage/pseudohyphal-induced; rat catheter biofilm induced), with product MGECGWGEGIFSSQRKKRPRFVFGLISLSLSYSHKRRATIKVCPNGLEKNFFFNFFFHLLKSQLLQLLPIAKMSSNTQDLVLAYINDYVSRNEELSKLKKALSKFLAGKELPKVSKQLESIIDEVENQEKKSKPRNSSSDSEDSSSESESSTSDSESSSSDSDSSSSDSESSSSDSESSSSDSEDSDDEEDKEDKEAEKDNKDSEDSENEKVEEDNKDTSSDSSSSSDSKSDSDSDSSSSSDSSSDSDSSSDSDSSSSSDSDSSSSSDSDSDSDSDSDSDDNSSESSSEDEESSSDSESKEEQKQPEDKKRKHTDDIKEEKPVKKFKNESESSASSSTDSIPATPEPELKPGQRKHFSRIDRSKVNFENSVLQDNTYKGAAGTWGEKASEKLLQVRGKDFTKNKNKMKRGSYKGGSITLASGSYKFED
- the RIB1 gene encoding GTP cyclohydrolase II (Putative GTP cyclohydrolase II; enzyme of riboflavin biosynthesis; fungal-specific (no human or murine homolog); regulated by Sef1p-, Sfu1p-, and Hap43p); this encodes MTSIKHPKPSTVSASSHGIRTPPTVSTSPDLDVNRIPMVTPKPSTNNLPVTTPQPPPAITQSMRNKSGLPDSLPHVKCLARARIPTTQGPDIFLHLYENNIDNKEHLAIVFGEDIRSRSLFKHYPGETQQDRMTRGAYIGRLTPGRTIADSDGTNELKFDKDGNLIIDSLTYTDPTLVRIHSECYTGETAWSARCDCGEQFDEAGRIMGEAGHGCMVYLRQEGRGIGLGEKLKAYNLQDLGADTVEANLILRHPADGRNFSLATAILVDLGLVEIKLLTNNPDKIVAVEGKHQEVKVLERVPMVPLSWGKDGKNGIKSKEIEGYLSTKIERMGHLLEKPIKI
- a CDS encoding uncharacterized protein (Ortholog of C. dubliniensis CD36 : Cd36_28090, C. parapsilosis CDC317 : CPAR2_802560, Candida tenuis NRRL Y-1498 : CANTEDRAFT_104949 and Debaryomyces hansenii CBS767 : DEHA2A12848g), coding for MFSRQLARQIERNKHVRNFSLTQWFKSWKEAAQSQRLIYPPPASQFTTQNRIIDTYITNKQELYTYLSVKPPLLLNFTFATKENNKVTQALFDVLSDKSKYPNNEPVYLVNILADSEGGRELMLDYVVGSKIPSIIVLKHQLPSGKYVPDLETFTEQDLIEWLKHI
- the ERV1 gene encoding flavin-linked sulfhydryl oxidase (Predicted component of the mitochondrial intermembrane space (IMS), involved in protein import into mitochondrial intermembrane space) is translated as MSTTETTEKTESNSKPEVGFTGRKIVYDKDGKPCRTCNSLLDFQFASGKIKKSPVTPESKKVNKSELKSYPQDEPPDVTELGKSSWTLLHSIAATYPETPTTKQQSDMKSFINLFSGFYPCWFCAEDFQKYIAKNEPKTRNQEELGRWLCDAHNEVNKKLNKPQFNCDLWKKRWKDGWDNEE